The following coding sequences are from one uncultured Bacteroides sp. window:
- a CDS encoding anthranilate synthase component I family protein, translating into MKTFTYTTNSKQIIGDLHTPVSIYLKVRDMYPQSALMESSDFHAAENSQSFIALCPLGSVGINNGKATMSYPNGNTQETQLSKEYSVEKALNDFIGHFKVSGEDSNVCGLYGYTTFNAVRYFENIPVKESHDETNDAPDVLYILYKYVIIFNHFKNELKLVEILSEGEESGLDQLQSAIENRNYASYNFSATGPVSSPISDEEHKANVRKGIAHCLRGDVFQIVLSRRFVQPYAGDDFKVYRALRSINPSPYLFYFDFGGYRIFGSSPETHCRIDGNKAYIDPIAGTTKRTGDALKDKELTEALLADPKENAEHVMLVDLARNDLSRNCHDVRVVFYKEPQYYSHVIHLVSRVSGELNENANTIKSFIDTFPAGTLSGAPKVRAMQLISEIEPHNRGAYGGCIGFIGLNGDLNQAITIRTFVSRNNELWFQAGGGIVAHSQEENELQEVNNKLGALKKAIDLAVTLQN; encoded by the coding sequence ATGAAAACATTTACCTATACCACCAACAGTAAGCAGATTATCGGAGATCTTCATACCCCCGTCAGTATCTACCTCAAAGTGAGAGATATGTATCCTCAATCTGCTTTGATGGAGAGTTCTGACTTTCATGCAGCGGAAAACAGCCAGTCATTTATCGCTCTTTGCCCCCTAGGCAGTGTCGGCATCAATAATGGCAAAGCCACGATGAGCTATCCCAATGGTAACACTCAAGAAACACAACTCTCGAAAGAGTACTCTGTAGAGAAAGCTTTAAACGACTTCATTGGACACTTCAAAGTGAGCGGAGAAGATAGCAACGTATGCGGGCTCTATGGCTATACCACTTTTAATGCAGTAAGATATTTCGAAAATATACCTGTTAAGGAAAGCCATGATGAAACTAACGATGCTCCGGACGTACTATATATATTATATAAGTATGTAATCATCTTCAACCACTTCAAAAACGAATTGAAGTTAGTCGAGATACTATCCGAAGGAGAAGAGAGCGGACTAGATCAGTTGCAATCGGCTATTGAAAACCGTAACTATGCCTCCTATAACTTCTCAGCTACAGGTCCGGTAAGTAGCCCCATAAGCGATGAAGAACACAAGGCGAATGTACGCAAAGGCATTGCACATTGTCTCCGCGGAGATGTTTTCCAAATCGTTCTTTCACGCCGCTTCGTACAGCCTTATGCCGGAGATGATTTCAAAGTATACCGTGCATTAAGAAGTATCAACCCCTCTCCTTACCTCTTTTATTTTGATTTTGGAGGTTACCGTATATTCGGCTCTTCACCCGAAACACACTGCCGCATTGATGGCAACAAAGCATATATCGATCCCATCGCCGGTACAACAAAGCGTACAGGCGACGCCTTGAAAGACAAAGAGCTGACCGAAGCTTTACTGGCAGATCCAAAAGAGAATGCCGAACATGTAATGCTGGTAGATTTGGCACGAAATGACCTCAGCCGCAACTGCCACGACGTACGGGTCGTCTTCTACAAAGAGCCTCAATACTACAGCCACGTCATCCACCTAGTATCTAGAGTAAGCGGAGAACTAAACGAAAACGCCAATACCATCAAATCATTCATCGACACATTTCCTGCCGGAACATTGAGTGGAGCTCCCAAGGTGCGTGCAATGCAACTGATCAGTGAAATAGAGCCACACAATAGAGGTGCTTATGGAGGTTGCATCGGATTCATCGGACTTAATGGAGACTTAAATCAGGCTATTACAATCCGTACTTTTGTAAGCCGCAACAATGAATTGTGGTTTCAGGCAGGAGGCGGCATCGTAGCTCATAGTCAAGAAGAAAATGAATTGCAAGAGGTAAACAACAAGTTGGGTGCACTTAAAAAAGCAATCGACTTGGCCGTAACCTTACAAAACTAA
- a CDS encoding aminodeoxychorismate/anthranilate synthase component II produces MKILLLDNYDSFTYNLLHLVKELGATDVEVIRNDQITLEEVDRFDKIILSPGPGIPEEAGLLLPIIKKYAPTKTILGVCLGHQAIGESFGAKLENLKEVHHGIQTPIRIKEEDAVLKRLGKTIQVGRYHSWIVSKEGFPESLQITAESNEGEIMALRHKEYKVYGIQFHPESVLTPQGKTIIQNFLAI; encoded by the coding sequence ATGAAAATATTACTATTAGACAATTATGACTCTTTCACTTATAACCTGCTTCATCTGGTGAAAGAATTAGGGGCAACCGATGTGGAAGTTATTCGCAATGACCAAATAACACTTGAAGAGGTAGATCGCTTTGATAAAATCATCCTTTCGCCCGGTCCCGGCATTCCGGAAGAGGCAGGGCTCCTTTTACCCATCATCAAAAAGTATGCACCTACAAAAACTATTTTAGGAGTATGCTTAGGACACCAGGCCATAGGAGAAAGTTTCGGTGCGAAACTGGAAAATTTGAAAGAAGTACACCACGGAATACAAACTCCTATCCGCATCAAGGAAGAAGATGCTGTATTGAAAAGACTTGGAAAAACAATACAAGTAGGTCGCTATCATTCGTGGATTGTAAGTAAAGAAGGATTTCCCGAGAGTCTGCAAATAACAGCAGAAAGCAACGAAGGAGAAATCATGGCTTTACGCCACAAAGAATACAAGGTGTATGGCATTCAGTTTCACCCCGAATCGGTATTAACTCCACAAGGAAAAACAATTATCCAAAACTTCTTAGCAATATAA
- the trpD gene encoding anthranilate phosphoribosyltransferase, whose translation MKQILYKLFEHQCLGRTEAREILQNIAQGKYSEAQVASLITVYLMRNITVEELCGFRDALLEMRVPVQLDDFAPIDIVGTGGDGKNTFNISTASCFTVAGAGFPVVKHGNYGATSVSGASNVMEQHGVKFTNNNDLLRRSMEQCNIAYLHAPLFNPAMKAVAPVRKALGVRTFFNMLGPLVNPALPKYQLLGVYNLPLLRLYSYTYQESSTKFAVVHSLDGYDEISLTTEFKVATSNNEKIYTPESIGLSRCTESDLDGGNTPEDAARIFDNILNNKATKAQINAVVANSAFAINVMHPAKSIPECIALAKESLESGSAKATFKKFIELNS comes from the coding sequence ATGAAACAAATATTATATAAACTCTTTGAACATCAATGTTTAGGACGTACCGAGGCACGTGAGATACTTCAAAATATAGCTCAAGGCAAGTACAGCGAAGCGCAAGTTGCCTCACTAATCACCGTATATCTGATGCGCAATATTACAGTAGAAGAATTGTGCGGTTTTCGCGACGCACTTCTCGAAATGAGAGTGCCCGTGCAACTGGACGATTTTGCTCCCATAGACATCGTAGGTACGGGAGGCGATGGGAAGAACACTTTCAATATCTCTACAGCCTCTTGCTTCACAGTTGCCGGAGCAGGCTTTCCTGTGGTTAAGCATGGCAATTACGGAGCAACATCGGTTAGTGGTGCCAGCAATGTAATGGAACAACACGGTGTAAAATTCACTAACAACAATGATCTATTGCGCCGCAGCATGGAGCAATGTAACATAGCTTATCTGCATGCTCCTCTTTTCAATCCTGCCATGAAAGCAGTAGCGCCCGTACGTAAAGCATTAGGAGTACGCACATTCTTCAACATGCTGGGTCCGTTGGTCAATCCCGCACTACCCAAATACCAGCTATTGGGAGTCTACAACCTCCCCTTACTTCGGCTCTATAGCTACACTTATCAAGAGAGCAGTACAAAATTTGCCGTTGTGCATAGTCTGGATGGGTACGACGAAATCTCCCTAACAACAGAATTCAAAGTGGCTACCAGTAACAATGAGAAGATATACACCCCCGAGTCTATCGGTCTATCTCGTTGCACGGAGTCAGATCTCGACGGAGGTAACACACCAGAAGATGCCGCTCGCATATTCGACAATATATTGAATAACAAAGCAACAAAGGCTCAGATAAATGCTGTAGTAGCTAATTCCGCATTTGCCATCAATGTGATGCATCCCGCAAAAAGTATTCCCGAATGCATTGCCCTCGCTAAAGAGTCATTAGAGAGTGGAAGTGCGAAAGCAACTTTCAAAAAATTCATTGAGTTAAACAGTTAG
- the trpC gene encoding indole-3-glycerol phosphate synthase TrpC has protein sequence MKDILSEIIANKRFEVDFQKRNISPEQLQEGIDNLEVKHSLSQALITSPSGIISEFKRRSPSKGWIKKDALVNEIVPAYQAAGAAALSILTDEKFFGGSLKDIRTARPLVNIPILRKDFIIDEYQLYQAKIIGADAVLLIAAALKKEECHVLAEKAHAIGLETLLEIHNIEELSYLSENIDVIGINNRNLGTFFTDVENSFRLAEHLPEEAILVSESGISNPETVHRLRESGFKGFLIGETFMREEAPGEALNTFIREINR, from the coding sequence ATGAAAGATATACTATCTGAAATAATAGCCAATAAACGTTTCGAAGTTGACTTCCAAAAACGAAACATTTCACCCGAACAATTACAAGAAGGAATAGATAACTTGGAGGTAAAACACTCTCTAAGCCAAGCATTAATTACGTCGCCATCGGGGATTATCTCCGAATTCAAGCGCCGCTCTCCTTCCAAAGGATGGATAAAAAAAGATGCGTTAGTTAACGAAATTGTTCCTGCCTACCAGGCAGCAGGAGCAGCGGCACTCTCTATACTGACCGATGAGAAGTTTTTTGGTGGTAGCTTAAAAGATATCCGCACGGCCCGTCCACTAGTCAACATACCCATATTGCGTAAAGATTTCATTATAGATGAGTATCAACTCTATCAAGCCAAGATAATAGGTGCGGATGCCGTTTTATTAATTGCGGCAGCTCTGAAAAAAGAAGAATGTCATGTTTTAGCAGAAAAAGCACATGCCATCGGATTAGAAACACTACTAGAAATACATAATATCGAAGAATTGTCGTACCTTAGCGAAAATATAGATGTAATAGGCATCAACAACCGCAATCTTGGTACATTCTTTACCGATGTTGAGAACTCTTTCCGCCTTGCAGAACATTTACCTGAAGAAGCCATTCTAGTATCAGAAAGTGGAATTTCCAACCCTGAAACAGTACACCGACTCCGTGAAAGTGGATTTAAAGGTTTTCTTATTGGTGAAACATTTATGAGAGAGGAAGCTCCTGGAGAAGCTTTGAATACATTTATAAGAGAAATTAATAGATAA
- a CDS encoding phosphoribosylanthranilate isomerase produces MINGKLIKVCGMREAQNIKEVEQLGADMIGFIFYPKSPRYVYEIPEYLPTHANRIGIFVNESKKTVLTMVDRFGLDYVQLHGEESPEYCRSLKQSDIKLIKVFSIQREKDLYPSKAYEEICDYFLFDTKSQQYGGSGNQFDWSLLKAYSGETPFLLSGGINLYSSKALKEFSHPKLAGYDLNSRFEFAPGKKDTERLREFLQQI; encoded by the coding sequence ATGATAAATGGTAAACTAATAAAAGTATGTGGCATGCGTGAAGCTCAAAACATAAAAGAAGTAGAGCAACTTGGTGCCGATATGATAGGATTTATCTTCTATCCTAAATCTCCGCGTTATGTATATGAGATACCAGAGTACCTACCTACCCATGCTAATCGTATAGGAATTTTCGTAAATGAAAGCAAAAAAACAGTGCTAACGATGGTAGACCGCTTCGGACTGGATTATGTACAACTTCATGGGGAGGAATCTCCGGAATATTGTCGCAGCCTAAAGCAGTCAGATATAAAATTAATTAAAGTTTTCTCTATACAGCGAGAAAAAGATTTGTATCCAAGTAAAGCGTATGAAGAAATTTGCGACTATTTTCTCTTCGATACTAAATCCCAACAATACGGAGGCTCAGGTAATCAGTTCGATTGGAGCTTATTAAAAGCATACAGCGGAGAAACTCCCTTCTTATTGAGCGGAGGCATTAATCTATATAGCAGTAAAGCACTGAAAGAGTTTTCACACCCGAAACTTGCCGGATACGATCTGAACAGCCGTTTTGAATTTGCTCCCGGAAAGAAAGATACAGAAAGACTCCGAGAGTTCCTACAACAGATATAA
- the trpA gene encoding tryptophan synthase subunit alpha → MNRINHLFNSNKKDLLSIYFCAGHPTLQGTADVLQALEANGVSMVEIGIPFSDPMADGVVIQNAATEALHNGMSLKVLFEQLRNVRRKVKIPLILMGYLNPIMQYGFESFCRKCVECGIDGMIIPDLPFKDYQERYRLIAERYSLRIIMLITPETSNERVREIDEHTDGFIYMVSSASTTGAQQDFDSQKRAYFKKIEEMKLRNPRMVGFGISNKATFKAACEFSTGAIIGSRFVALLDEEKDPEKAIQRLIQGLKE, encoded by the coding sequence ATGAACAGAATTAACCATTTATTTAATAGTAATAAAAAAGATTTGCTATCTATCTATTTCTGTGCAGGACATCCTACCCTCCAAGGAACGGCTGATGTGCTCCAAGCTTTGGAAGCCAACGGGGTAAGCATGGTGGAAATAGGTATACCTTTCAGTGATCCAATGGCTGATGGTGTTGTTATTCAGAATGCCGCTACGGAAGCGTTGCACAACGGTATGTCACTAAAAGTGCTATTTGAGCAATTACGTAATGTTCGCCGTAAAGTCAAAATACCATTAATTTTAATGGGTTATCTAAATCCTATCATGCAATATGGATTTGAAAGTTTCTGTCGTAAATGTGTGGAATGTGGCATTGACGGAATGATTATCCCTGATTTACCTTTCAAAGATTATCAAGAACGTTATCGCCTCATAGCCGAGCGCTACAGTTTGCGTATTATCATGTTAATTACTCCTGAAACAAGTAATGAACGTGTACGTGAGATTGATGAACATACCGATGGATTCATTTATATGGTATCTTCCGCATCAACTACCGGAGCCCAGCAGGATTTTGATAGTCAGAAGCGTGCTTATTTCAAAAAAATAGAAGAGATGAAACTTCGTAATCCTCGTATGGTAGGGTTTGGCATTAGCAATAAAGCAACATTCAAAGCCGCGTGTGAGTTTTCTACAGGAGCAATCATCGGCAGCCGCTTTGTTGCACTCCTTGACGAAGAAAAAGATCCGGAAAAAGCAATACAGCGATTAATCCAAGGACTCAAGGAATAG